In a genomic window of Arthrobacter woluwensis:
- a CDS encoding zinc-dependent alcohol dehydrogenase: MTIPEHRRHATAYWTVRPGEGELRTEELPEPGADEALVRALYSGISRGTELLVHQGQVPDSVADAMRAPHQDGDFPAPVKYGYLSVGVVEQGPDDWTGQAVFCLHPHQDRYVVPLSELTRIPDGVPPRRAVLTGMVETALNALWEAGPRLGDRVAVVGGGLLGGTLATLLRKFPLDRLELVEVDPAKERIAEELGIAFAHPDKAQADCDLVFHCSATSDGLRRSLQLAGDEATVIELSWYGDKPVEVPLGEDFHARRLSIIASQVGVVAKARRHRRSTAERLATAVGLLEDPAFDLFLSQDTSFADLPTTMENLADGGGGSACPVVSYRAPQPEE; the protein is encoded by the coding sequence ATGACCATCCCAGAGCACCGCCGCCACGCCACCGCCTACTGGACCGTCCGCCCGGGTGAGGGCGAACTCCGCACGGAGGAACTCCCCGAGCCCGGAGCCGACGAGGCCCTCGTCAGGGCCCTCTACTCCGGCATCAGCCGCGGCACCGAGCTGCTCGTCCACCAGGGTCAGGTCCCGGACAGCGTCGCGGACGCGATGCGCGCCCCGCACCAGGACGGCGACTTCCCCGCCCCCGTGAAGTACGGCTATCTCTCCGTCGGCGTCGTCGAGCAGGGCCCCGACGACTGGACGGGCCAGGCGGTCTTCTGTCTCCACCCGCACCAGGACCGCTACGTCGTCCCGCTCAGCGAGCTCACCAGGATTCCCGACGGCGTCCCACCCCGCCGCGCGGTCCTCACCGGCATGGTGGAGACGGCGCTCAACGCCCTCTGGGAAGCCGGGCCGCGGCTGGGGGACCGGGTCGCCGTCGTCGGGGGAGGGCTGCTGGGTGGCACGCTGGCGACGCTCCTGCGGAAGTTCCCGCTGGACCGCCTGGAACTCGTGGAGGTGGACCCGGCCAAGGAGCGGATCGCCGAGGAGCTGGGCATCGCGTTCGCCCACCCGGATAAAGCGCAGGCGGATTGCGACCTCGTCTTCCACTGCTCCGCGACCAGCGACGGCCTGCGCCGCAGCCTCCAGCTGGCCGGTGACGAAGCGACAGTCATCGAGCTCTCCTGGTATGGCGACAAGCCGGTCGAGGTGCCGCTCGGCGAAGACTTCCATGCCCGCCGCCTCTCGATCATCGCCAGCCAGGTGGGTGTCGTCGCGAAAGCCCGGCGCCACCGCCGCAGCACCGCGGAGCGACTTGCCACCGCCGTCGGCCTCCTGGAAGACCCCGCCTTCGACCTCTTCCTCAGCCAGGACACCAGCTTCGCCGACCTGCCGACCACCATGGAGAACCTGGCCGACGGCGGCGGCGGGAGCGCCTGC
- a CDS encoding MFS transporter produces the protein MSSSRPTVTLFSAAVIIDVSSRAAFVALPLIVLSETGSAALTGVVSGAMALPLLLSPWWARRLRHAAARPAVLAALTLLEAAGALLVPIATISGHLTAGVLIGAGLVSGAGRTLTLPGRQTLLAELEQERTGSPVRILAWQEAASRATSIVGPAVGALVVAAGYGVGLLFAEAAAISIGALLTLTVRGPGLTSADHKPASAPKLRTLLRRHPDIRAGWIIRATAGATWFAFSLGLAIQGELQHRPGYFYAIGLSSYALGAVIATLTVGRFPWVAPSLTLAALGWTVNGAAWVLMGIWPDEWGYAIGGLVGGSGAAVGFATITRLIAERTEGPDRGALLSGQLVVVESGTAVGMFAGGSLIELWGIGGAFVITGAVLTAVALLAPLVLRSRPRGSTANRRRPRVLEGGLRRASNAHPAER, from the coding sequence ATGTCCTCCTCCCGACCCACGGTCACGCTCTTTTCGGCCGCCGTCATCATCGACGTGAGTTCGCGTGCCGCGTTCGTCGCCTTGCCGCTCATCGTGCTCAGTGAGACGGGCTCTGCGGCGCTCACCGGCGTCGTGAGCGGCGCCATGGCGTTGCCTCTGCTGCTGTCACCGTGGTGGGCGAGAAGGCTGCGTCACGCTGCCGCCCGGCCCGCGGTGCTCGCGGCGTTGACTCTCCTTGAGGCGGCCGGGGCGTTGCTGGTGCCGATCGCCACGATTTCCGGACATCTGACCGCTGGAGTTCTCATCGGTGCGGGCCTCGTGTCCGGTGCGGGGCGTACTCTGACGCTCCCTGGACGCCAGACGTTGCTGGCTGAACTGGAACAGGAACGCACCGGATCGCCGGTCCGGATTCTCGCCTGGCAGGAGGCGGCCTCACGTGCCACGAGCATCGTCGGACCGGCGGTGGGGGCTCTCGTCGTCGCCGCGGGGTACGGGGTCGGTTTGCTCTTCGCGGAAGCCGCGGCGATCAGCATCGGCGCGTTGCTGACGCTGACGGTGCGCGGCCCCGGCCTCACGAGTGCGGACCACAAGCCCGCGTCCGCCCCGAAACTGCGCACCCTTCTGCGCCGGCATCCGGACATCCGGGCCGGATGGATCATCCGTGCGACGGCGGGCGCGACCTGGTTCGCCTTCTCGCTCGGCCTTGCCATCCAAGGGGAACTACAGCATCGTCCGGGCTACTTCTACGCGATCGGGCTCAGCAGTTACGCACTCGGCGCCGTCATCGCCACGCTCACCGTCGGACGTTTCCCCTGGGTTGCTCCGAGCCTGACCTTGGCCGCGCTCGGGTGGACCGTGAATGGCGCCGCGTGGGTGCTGATGGGGATATGGCCGGACGAATGGGGCTACGCGATCGGCGGGCTGGTCGGCGGATCGGGGGCTGCCGTGGGGTTCGCGACCATCACCCGCCTCATCGCCGAGCGCACCGAAGGACCCGACCGGGGCGCGCTCCTCAGCGGTCAACTCGTCGTCGTGGAGAGTGGCACGGCCGTAGGAATGTTCGCCGGAGGATCACTGATCGAGCTGTGGGGCATCGGAGGGGCGTTCGTCATCACGGGAGCGGTCTTGACCGCCGTCGCACTCCTCGCGCCGTTGGTGCTCCGTAGCCGACCTCGCGGCTCAACAGCGAACCGCAGGAGGCCGCGCGTGCTGGAGGGTGGGTTGCGAAGGGCGTCGAACGCGCATCCCGCGGAGCGCTGA
- a CDS encoding LysR family transcriptional regulator: MTLRPDVDDLELVWTVSQVGSIGAAARRLRISQASASVRLTRLERRMGVLLFTRGPRGAAPTAAGYEMARRAEHILGHLDGIVDDIRSATTDPPLRIGCFHGLADTVLPLIDSQRNGRTITQAVDHGLTLIDWVAEGMLDAAIVSVAGQRRLPADVTGHDIGRDEMVVLIPDGAPHPTTGRLPLSGLSLPTSTYDLRDHDLTARVVALGGTPRLGATVTGTIRMARLAGEPAIIPRSSAVAERLPGDRITSLPFTWSVRLSMITRPEPDGALLRLAKMLTSRLELTSRSS; encoded by the coding sequence ATGACCCTCAGACCAGATGTTGATGACTTGGAGTTGGTCTGGACGGTCTCCCAGGTGGGATCGATAGGCGCGGCCGCCCGGAGATTGAGAATCTCCCAGGCATCGGCTTCGGTACGATTGACCCGGCTGGAACGGCGGATGGGGGTTTTGCTGTTCACCCGAGGGCCACGCGGCGCCGCACCCACAGCGGCGGGCTACGAGATGGCCAGACGTGCCGAACACATCCTGGGCCATCTCGACGGAATAGTCGACGACATCCGCTCGGCTACAACCGATCCGCCCCTGAGGATCGGGTGCTTTCACGGGCTCGCCGACACCGTCCTGCCCCTCATCGATTCACAGCGCAACGGACGGACGATCACCCAGGCGGTCGATCATGGGCTCACCCTCATCGACTGGGTCGCGGAAGGGATGCTCGACGCCGCCATCGTGTCGGTGGCCGGACAGCGGCGCCTTCCTGCCGACGTGACGGGCCATGACATCGGGCGCGATGAGATGGTGGTCCTCATCCCTGACGGCGCGCCGCATCCCACCACTGGACGCCTGCCCCTGTCCGGCTTGTCTCTGCCCACGTCCACGTACGACCTCCGGGATCACGACCTCACGGCGCGGGTTGTCGCACTCGGAGGCACGCCGCGGCTGGGGGCCACCGTGACGGGAACGATCCGCATGGCACGTCTCGCTGGTGAGCCCGCCATCATTCCCCGCAGTTCCGCCGTCGCCGAACGTCTGCCCGGCGACAGGATCACAAGCCTCCCCTTCACGTGGAGCGTTCGCCTCAGCATGATCACGCGACCGGAACCGGACGGAGCCCTGCTCCGCCTTGCCAAGATGCTGACATCCCGCTTGGAGCTGACCTCGCGCTCCAGTTGA